A genome region from Bemisia tabaci chromosome 3, PGI_BMITA_v3 includes the following:
- the LOC140224154 gene encoding uncharacterized protein, producing the protein MDSKGHRSRQSWPGHGLSGAGIAVTALAIVIAITLASEVAVVSAAPPGGNYYNSGTRQGFLSNRKIFREDFVEKIKHINTQGFKSHLQGEQRDDGSYSGGHMYNSQATGKTKFGPTFNKKDASDAAISVINKYGQQLGSWTQESNGNYILIAPLNGQLVRIVVQPGGGPRGIPLLKSMYPLKNQNQQGSSGRQG; encoded by the coding sequence ATGGATTCGAAGGGGCACAGGAGCCGGCAGTCCTGGCCGGGCCATGGTCTGAGTGGTGCTGGAATAGCCGTGACTGCTTTGGCTATTGTCATTGCCATTACACTGGCTAGCGAGGTGGCAGTCGTGAGTGCAGCGCCACCAGGCGGTAACTATTACAACTCGGGCACGCGTCAAGGATTTctttcaaacagaaaaatattcagagagGACTTTGTAGAGAAAATAAAGCATATAAATACTCAAGGATTCAAAAGTCACTTGCAAGGAGAGCAACGTGATGATGGGAGCTATAGTGGAGGTCATATGTACAATTCTCAAGCTACCGGCAAAACCAAGTTTGGTCCAACTTTCAACAAGAAGGACGCTAGCGATGCCGCCATCAGTGTGATCAATAAATATGGTCAACAACTTGGTTCATGGACACAAGAGTCAAATGGAAATTATATTCTTATCGCACCGCTCAATGGTCAGTTAGTCAGAATTGTGGTTCAACCCGGCGGAGGGCCGAGAGGTATTCCATTACTTAAGAGTATgtatcctttgaaaaatcagaatCAGCAGGGATCAAGCGGTCGACAGGGTTAG
- the LOC109042861 gene encoding uncharacterized protein — translation MSNLIRLDQHPLADANWRSRCRKELNHNGVLVLHKFLKPKVLQTIIDDGNALHPLAYRADSRHNVYLLEPDDAYNDDHPRNREIPSTKSCITHDQLPADSPLRQLHNDTLFKSFLCDVLGEANLYSFADPYSSITFHYAAEGQELGWHFDNASFAITFLVQKPRAGGEFQFVRDLRNSETGMTDYDGVGAVLDDRHPVDTLNIEEGDLVLFRGRDFLHRVTPTRGDVTRMIAVLAYNTRPGVALTESARMTFYGKL, via the coding sequence ATGTCCAATCTGATTCGTCTGGATCAACATCCATTAGCCGATGCTAACTGGCGGAGCCGTTGCCGCAAAGAGCTTAACCACAACGGAGTGCTGGTTTTAcacaaatttttgaaaccaaAAGTTCTCCAAACCATCATCGACGACGGCAATGCTCTACACCCCTTGGCATACCGCGCCGACAGCAGACACAACGTCTACCTCCTGGAACCTGACGACGCGTACAACGACGACCATCCCAGAAATCGCGAGATACCCAGCACCAAAAGCTGCATCACACACGATCAGTTACCCGCCGACTCACCATTACGTCAGCTCCACAACGATACCCTTTTCAAGAGCTTCCTCTGTGACGTACTGGGCGAGGCGAATCTCTACTCGTTCGCTGATCCGTACTCTTCGATCACCTTCCACTACGCGGCCGAAGGTCAGGAACTGGGCTGGCATTTCGACAACGCTTCCTTCGCCATCACCTTCCTGGTGCAGAAGCCGCGTGCTGGTGGCGAGTTCCAGTTCGTGCGAGATTTGCGGAATTCCGAAACTGGTATGACGGACTACGATGGTGTTGGAGCTGTATTGGACGATCGGCATCCGGTGGATACGCTGAACATCGAGGAGGGGGATTTAGTGCTCTTCCGCGGTCGAGACTTCTTGCATCGGGTGACGCCGACCCGGGGGGATGTCACTCGTATGATCGCGGTGCTGGCGTATAATACCAGGCCGGGCGTGGCTTTGACGGAATCTGCAAGGATGACGTTTTATGGGAAGCTGTGA
- the LOC109042874 gene encoding protein D1, which translates to MKVTSAKPIKTFTTRNIKTMLFSSWRTSRISKRTTIFYLLCIVFLGTPFVSAVTVEVFKKLRKYHVVPDVINLPPTSVMTVRYPNHVIVQIGDLLKVDQVVAKPFIFWPAKRNGLYTLIMTDADYPTPLARNRSEFLHWMVININGTQFRVPNGDVKVEYLPPIVNSTAGYHRYVFTAFRQIGREMIDDFPNLSTLHLAERADFNTLAFVKKHQYGYPLAVNFYQVEFK; encoded by the exons ATGAAAGTCACGAGTGCAAAGCCGATAAAAACCTTCACTACACGCAACATTAAGACGATGTTGTTTTCATCATGGAGGACATCAAGAATTTCAAAACGAACCACAATTTTCTATCTTTTATGTATCGTTTTCCTCGGAACTCCGTTCGTATCAGCCGTCACAGTTGAGGTCttcaaaaaacttagaaaatatCACGTGGTACCGGACGTAATAAATTTGCCTCCGACTTCAGTGATGACG GTCCGATACCCAAATCATGTAATAGTGCAAATAGGAGATTTGTTGAAAGTAGATCAAGTCGTAGCCAAACCGTTCATCTTTTGGCCAGCGAAGCGTAACGGTCTGTACACTTTGATAATGACAG ATGCTGACTATCCTACACCTCTTGCACGAAATAGATCCGAATTTCTTCACTGGATGGTGATAAATATTAACGGTACTCAATTCCGCGTTCCTAATGGGGATGTTAAAGTAGAATACTTGCCACCAATAGTGAACTCAACGGCAG GATATCATCGATACGTCTTCACAGCATTCAGACAAATTGGTAGGGAAATGATAGATGACTTTCCTAACCTCAGCACACT ACACCTTGCTGAGCGGGCCGACTTCAACACCCTTGCATTCGTTAAGAAACATCAGTATGGTTACCCACTTGCAGTAAATTTCTATCAAGTTGAATTTAAGTGA